A single region of the Schistocerca serialis cubense isolate TAMUIC-IGC-003099 chromosome 7, iqSchSeri2.2, whole genome shotgun sequence genome encodes:
- the LOC126413193 gene encoding myogenesis-regulating glycosidase-like — protein MDVVDSKWGTAGGVGTLLPKLLELSIVGHPFVMPEMVGGATYALPTKEMYIRWLQATIFMPAVKFSYTPWDFDNETLEICRDLLSLRAQYAPRIVGLMQKAVEDGTPVNLPIWWISPNDDTAQTVDSEFLLGEDVLVAPVLEEGAVSRDIYLPSGYWRDEADPEHPTIRGPQWLYDYSAPLNTLPYFSRNATA, from the exons ATGGACGTCGTGGACAGCAAGTGGGGCACGGCCGGCGGTGTGGGGACGCTGCTGCCGAAGCTGCTGGAGCTCAGCATCGTGGGCCACCCCTTCGTGATGCCGGAGATGGTGGGTGGTGCGACGTACGCTCTTCCGACCAAAGAGATGTACATTCGCTGGCTGCAAGCCACAATCTTCATGCCGGCCGTCAAGTTCTCCTACACGCCGTGGGATTTCGACAATGAG ACGCTGGAGATCTGCCGCGACCTGTTGTCGCTGCGCGCGCAGTACGCGCCGCGCATCGTGGGGTTGATGCAGAAGGCGGTGGAGGACGGCACGCCGGTCAACCTGCCCATCTGGTGGATCTCCCCCAACGACGACACGGCGCAGACCGTCGACTCAG AGTTCCTGCTTGGCGAGGACGTTCTGGTGGCGCCGGTGTTGGAGGAGGGCGCAGTCAGTCGCGACATCTACCTGCCCAGCGGCTACTGGAGGGACGAAGCGGACCCGGAGCACCCCACCATACGGGGGCCCCAGTGGCTGTATGACTACTCAGCTCCTCTCAACACGCTGCCGTATTTCAGCAGGAACGCCACAGCATGA